The proteins below are encoded in one region of Acidobacteriota bacterium:
- a CDS encoding sigma 54-interacting transcriptional regulator, translating into MIPKRSRKARGCVFLDEIGDLEAAIQVKLLRVIESRTFQPVGETRSRQFKGKLLAATNRHLPAAIEKGDFREDLYFRLCSDQIPMPSLADQLREEPELLDELAAYVARRVAGQASSSLTRRAAAWIRSELGEDYPWQGNFRELGQCVRNILIRGRYTPLQKARLSPRNASSSANSAPTNSCATTARWPTVTLEVICKPAAGSISTAAPSKPRWTWTCSAKWTAELAPDAFSGGPKPSDIESIRCG; encoded by the coding sequence GTGATTCCGAAGCGCTCCCGGAAGGCCCGGGGTTGCGTCTTTCTGGACGAAATCGGCGATCTGGAGGCGGCCATTCAGGTCAAGTTGCTGAGGGTGATCGAGAGCCGCACCTTTCAGCCTGTGGGCGAAACCCGCAGCCGACAGTTCAAGGGCAAGCTTTTGGCTGCCACCAATCGCCACCTGCCGGCGGCCATCGAGAAGGGCGATTTTCGGGAGGACCTCTACTTTCGCCTCTGCTCCGACCAGATTCCAATGCCTTCGCTGGCCGATCAGTTGCGCGAAGAGCCGGAGCTTCTGGACGAGCTGGCGGCCTACGTGGCCCGCAGGGTAGCCGGCCAGGCCTCCTCTTCGCTGACCCGCCGAGCCGCGGCCTGGATTCGCAGCGAACTGGGAGAAGACTATCCCTGGCAGGGCAACTTCCGCGAGTTGGGACAATGCGTGCGCAACATCCTCATCCGGGGACGCTACACCCCGCTGCAGAAGGCTCGTTTATCGCCGCGCAACGCTTCGAGCAGTGCCAACTCAGCGCCGACGAACTCCTGCGCTACTACTGCACGCTGGCCTACCGTCACACTGGAAGTTATCTGCAAGCCGGCCGCCGGCTCGATCTCGACCGCCGCACCGTCAAAGCCAAGGTGGACTTGGACCTGCTCAGCGAAATGGACGGCTGAGCTGGCGCCGGATGCCTTCAGCGGCGGGCCGAAACCATCAGATATCGAAAGTATCCGCTGCGGATGA
- a CDS encoding class I SAM-dependent methyltransferase, translating into MTLAALFRLLKLLLRPSSVSELYSKSGMPSGRGFLNFGWWEEGCLSLEEACQELVRRVGQEARLSPRDRVLDVGFGLGEQDLLWTREFGVEHVLGLNVSFPQAREARRRSLKAGFSHIRHVIADAVRPPLGSGRFDKLLALECAFHFRTRRAFLTEARRLLAPGGRLVLTDIVRGDLRVGGFKGLRHQIFGRLQERHWHIPPVNAVGLEAYQRHLSQAGFQEIRIEDITEYVLLPYVTICSPGTDPSQSAFLDALGLRLPPGALAAFIRSGYFRYLMVSARR; encoded by the coding sequence ATGACTCTAGCTGCATTATTCCGCCTCCTCAAGCTCCTCTTGCGCCCCTCCTCGGTAAGTGAGTTGTATTCCAAGTCCGGGATGCCGTCCGGCCGCGGCTTTCTCAACTTCGGATGGTGGGAGGAGGGCTGCCTCTCACTCGAGGAGGCCTGCCAGGAACTGGTGCGGCGCGTGGGACAAGAGGCCCGCCTCTCGCCCCGGGACCGCGTGCTGGACGTGGGTTTCGGGCTGGGCGAACAGGACCTGCTATGGACCCGGGAGTTCGGAGTCGAGCATGTCCTCGGTCTCAATGTCTCTTTCCCGCAGGCCCGGGAGGCAAGACGGCGCAGCCTGAAGGCGGGATTTTCGCACATCCGCCACGTCATCGCCGATGCCGTCCGTCCTCCCTTGGGTAGCGGCCGCTTCGACAAGCTGTTGGCCCTGGAATGCGCCTTTCACTTTCGAACGCGGCGCGCCTTCCTGACGGAGGCCAGACGCTTGCTGGCTCCCGGCGGACGGCTGGTTCTGACCGACATCGTGCGGGGCGATCTGCGGGTGGGCGGTTTCAAAGGCCTCCGGCACCAAATCTTCGGACGCCTGCAGGAACGGCACTGGCACATCCCCCCGGTCAACGCCGTCGGTCTGGAAGCCTACCAGCGTCACCTGAGCCAAGCCGGTTTCCAGGAGATCCGCATCGAAGACATCACGGAATACGTCCTGCTGCCCTATGTCACGATTTGCTCTCCTGGCACCGACCCCAGCCAAAGCGCTTTCCTCGACGCGCTGGGCCTGCGTCTTCCTCCCGGCGCCCTGGCGGCCTTCATCCGCAGCGGATACTTTCGATATCTGATGGTTTCGGCCCGCCGCTGA
- a CDS encoding acetamidase/formamidase family protein, whose protein sequence is MRVSSQVIKNHLSGLFSATLMLLLIFSSGSRLCGQEDEAVWLGGEGRTCNEDPHCINRLHPDIPMAARVSPGQMVVLKTRNASDFDLDPASTYDDPRRQGPPGSTVHPLTGPVHIEGAKAGNVLAVTLLDIAPGPYGYTVLHSIGFVADRFPTGYRVLWELNRKEARSEDLPGVRIPNGSFPGVVTTLPGPAQLKEMLAREQTLADAHGVVSLPQPVNATPAEVCGPQGSAPRECLRTIPPREHGGNVDIRYLRPGVTVYLPCYIDGCGLAVGDLHFAQGDGEVSGTAIEMDAAVTLTTEIVRDGPNLERGIHFEGPATALHIPSRRFYATTGFPLKEKGQVPPDMQYLQSGKVAGLENLSKDISLAARNALLAMIEHISTTYDLTPEQAYLVCSVAVDLRIAQLVDSPNVGVTALLPVDIFTGR, encoded by the coding sequence ATGAGAGTGAGTTCACAGGTCATCAAGAACCATCTGAGCGGCCTCTTTTCGGCAACGCTCATGCTTCTCCTTATTTTCTCGTCCGGGTCCCGGCTCTGCGGGCAGGAGGATGAGGCCGTCTGGCTGGGCGGCGAGGGGAGAACCTGCAATGAGGACCCCCACTGCATCAACCGGCTCCATCCCGACATCCCCATGGCGGCAAGGGTCTCGCCGGGGCAGATGGTCGTCCTCAAGACCCGCAACGCCAGCGACTTCGACCTCGATCCGGCCAGTACTTATGACGACCCCCGCCGCCAGGGACCGCCGGGCAGCACCGTTCATCCGTTGACGGGTCCTGTGCACATCGAAGGAGCCAAGGCGGGAAACGTGCTGGCCGTGACTCTGCTCGATATCGCACCGGGTCCCTACGGCTATACCGTGCTCCACTCTATCGGATTCGTAGCCGACCGCTTCCCGACCGGCTACCGCGTTCTCTGGGAGCTCAACCGCAAGGAGGCGCGCTCCGAGGACTTGCCGGGAGTGCGCATTCCCAACGGCAGCTTTCCGGGTGTCGTCACCACCCTGCCCGGCCCTGCCCAGCTCAAGGAAATGTTGGCGCGCGAGCAGACTCTGGCCGACGCCCACGGGGTCGTTTCCCTCCCCCAGCCCGTTAATGCCACGCCGGCGGAGGTCTGCGGACCGCAGGGATCGGCGCCTCGTGAATGCCTGCGCACCATTCCTCCCCGCGAACACGGGGGAAACGTCGACATCCGCTACCTGCGGCCGGGAGTTACCGTCTACCTTCCCTGCTACATCGACGGCTGCGGACTGGCCGTGGGCGATCTGCACTTCGCCCAGGGCGACGGAGAAGTATCGGGAACGGCCATCGAAATGGACGCTGCCGTCACCCTCACCACCGAGATCGTGCGCGATGGTCCCAACCTGGAGCGAGGAATCCACTTCGAAGGACCGGCTACCGCCCTGCACATCCCCTCCCGCCGCTTCTACGCCACCACCGGCTTCCCCCTCAAGGAAAAGGGACAGGTGCCTCCCGACATGCAGTATCTGCAATCCGGCAAAGTGGCGGGGCTGGAGAACCTTTCCAAGGACATCTCGCTGGCCGCCCGCAACGCGCTGCTGGCGATGATCGAGCACATTTCAACTACCTACGACCTGACCCCCGAGCAAGCCTACCTGGTGTGCTCGGTGGCCGTCGACCTGCGCATCGCCCAGCTCGTCGACTCGCCCAATGTCGGCGTCACCGCCCTGTTGCCCGTCGACATCTTCACCGGGCGCTGA